The nucleotide window CAAGGTCTCgatgatgaattcatcaGTGGAACATAGGGGCAACAAGCGTATTTGCAACTTGGGTATCGTTGCGCTGTTCACTACGATCTCCGGGATCATACCGAACCATTCCGGTCTTAGTTTCTCCACTATGAGCAAAGAACGaatatcattcaattccCAGTCCAGCAACTCACGCTTCGTGAAGGATGGTCTCCCGTTGTATGAGAGAGtgtgttgttgttgttcttgaaGGATAATCTCGGGGGCGTACATGTCGTAGTAGACTTTGGGGAGCGCATCTTCCAGTGAAATTTTCACTGGTTGTTGAGATGGGCTGATGGAACTTGCCGAAGAGAAAGTTGTTTGTGCGGAGGTGGAAGGTGTCGAAAAAATACTTGTCTGATACGATGAGCCAGCATCGGAAAGGACTTCGTTGTATGAATCTGAACTTCCAATGGACGTTCTTGCCATGGCGCTGTTGTTGTCCTGGTTCGTCGGTATTATTAGACGTCTCCGTATTTCATCTCTTGCCTTGTCTGTGTATTTTGGTGGTGCCACTACGAAGCCGGCGTTGGATCTTGCCGCGTTGGACGCCAGATAATTGTTCTTGGAGGAGTACAGCGAGGGCGATGTCAGCGAGAGAGGCGAGGAATCCATGCTTGTGAGTTCCTGTATGGAGGGCAATTGGATGGCTCTGTTGTTGGTGTTGGTGTTCGTACCGTTTTTGTCACTGTGAAGTGAGAGCGAGTGTTGTATAGGTGGTGGTAGCATAATCATGTTTGCTTGGTTGTGTGCTTGCTGGGGAAGAGCATTTCTCGAGAGAGAAAAGATCTTGTGTGCAATGAGTATACATTTCTTATATGCGGGCGGGACGGCTAGTGCTCCCTGTCGACGTTGCCTTCCTGGCATCCATCCTATCTGACAGGGATGTCCATGCTGCCCGCTCGCTTTAATGCCGTCCGAGGACGTGTTTGTGCGGAGTGTTGTTTCCTGTGAAAAGTTTTCGCTTTTGGCCCCTCGAGGACCGGAAGAACTGGAGGGCGTTTTTCCGGGTGGGGTACTCGGGGGCGTGTGTTCCGCGGGTCGTGCGGGCCCTTCTGGGGGGGAGCACTGCTTCCCGATTGGTCGGGCGGCATTTTTCCGCGGGACGGGGAGGACATTTGTCGCTGGTCGGGGACGACGTTTGTCTGACCCGCCCGTTTTCCGCAGACGGTGCCTGTGTCGGGACTAGGCGTCCCCCACGGCGGTTGTCTGCACCCGTCTGGAGTAGCGCACAGAAGGGCCCGGGGGCCGACCCATGCTGCCCCCGTGTTGGCGATTTGTCCTGGAACAATTAGGTGACTAGAAGTGGGGGTGGAATGTTATGTTTTGTTTTCCCGAACATGAGATTTCTTTCTCTCTCTGCTGGTTGTTTGGGGAAAATAAGGTTTGAGAGAGAGACGGATTCATCCGCAAGTTGAGGTTTGTAATAGCAGTTGGCATCTGCATGGTTAAGGAATCGGTGAGGCTTTAGAATGGCGGTAAAACTCAACcacttgaaaaaaaaaccATGTGTAAATGTCTTGTAGTACCCATACTTTGTTCTTCGGGAAGGAGCAGTCCATGTCGTTCGCTCACTAATTCACTAGACATTTTTGTCAGGACGCGATGAAACGGacagaaagaaaaaattaaaaaatataatttggaaatttgaaatttccaattgatTGCTCCGAAACGGGGAGTCGAACCCCGGTCTCCACCGTGAGAGGGTGGTGTGATAGCCGTTACACTACATCGGATTATCTGATGTTGAAGTAATGAGAAAATGAGGCGGTTTTGTTGAGGCGTGATCAGACTTTaagatttattgataaAACGATACTGGATTCATTTATGTTTGATAACTAGGATTTTTTGGTGCTAATGAGATTGGCCTGTATCTTAAAATACGCTGTGGATGTGTATTCTTTTGCTCCCTcctcttcttgtttttaATTCTTGTAATTAGAGTGCtatttttccaaatgcAAGAATATATAGTTTCTGGCTAACTTCAACCACTCTGTTGAGTCAGGTATTTTGTCAATTGAAAGAGTGAGGCTCTTGTTTCTAGAAGAACAATGCCACTGCAGTAGTTTCAGAATAAGGTTAAGGGCCGCCCATTTTTCAGGTATTACCTTAGACAATTGTTTAGGTAAACAATTTTACAAGCTttctttgttcttcagATACTTATTAAACATTGTCATATTCAGTTACTGCTACTTTCGACGTCTTCGACGCTTTGCAAAATAGAATCAAGCTCTCTTCTTTGGCACTAAACATTTAGGAAAAGCCGTGCCCGGTTCACACAATTTGACCTATAAAGATCTAACATCTCCAACGAGAGATAAACAAAGCCAACCACCCATGCCTCCTTCATGTATTTACAATGAGaatatttccaattaaCAATATCACCCACGTTCGATTCAAAGCAACCCAAACTTTACCATTATTAAGTATCGAGGAACtaagaaaatcaaaatcCCTACCCTTAACGAAGGGAACATTCACGTTACCCATGAGAGATTACATCGAGTGGGAGAACATCCCCAAGATAATGAAGAGGGAAACTTTCTTCACTAACAAGAACACACTCAAACAATCTATGGATTCATTCCAACAATATGACCCCATCCTGACTCAATGCCTCGCTAAATGGCTACTTGTAAActataaattaaatgacTACCCATATTTTGATCTTAACATTGTCAATGTATGCACGGATTTGAAACAGGGAATTCAAATTTGTAAAACTATAATGCAGTACTATAAAGCCAATCTGTctgataatatttttgaaaggataaaatattatctGGTACCACTATACGAGACCGATCTACCTTCTAGAGCTGACATTGAGGATATTCCAGGCTTCAAACAATTCATCTCAAGAGAATTCGTTTTTGAATCCACTGAAATGAATGGTCAGATTCCCTTTAGCATTGAAGACCCTGTCTATCTTCTTTTATTAGACGATATACTGAAATACACTGCACATGATCTGGTAAGGTATTGTCCGAAAAGTGACACTTGGGAACAAGGATTCATAGATATTAACGTGCAAGGAGGAAAAAGGAAGCGTTTTGACACAGATATTGATTATTGGTGCCGTACTACTTTGCAAGTATTGAAAGAGAATGATATACTACCAACTTTGAAGGCAAACgaagaaatatatatcCCAACGGGGATCCTACGATTATTCAAGTTAATGGAACTTTATTTACCGGAACACAGGTTATTTGCGGTAGATTCACCTCAGAGATGGAACCCTGGTCTAATGACCATGTTGAAATTAATCTTTAAAGGAACGATAGCTACTCAATCAAGTAAGATTaaggaaaaattcaaagattcaATGTTAACAAGGGGATCAGTGCCCATCATTGAGTTTGTTCCAGATTTTTTGCAGATCCAAAAATTATATGAAGCTGTTCATTTAAACTCTTCCAAGGATtgtgaaattgaagaagttgaagaatttattaataaatggaCAGATATTGGAAAGGAGGGAAGTGTCGTAGCAACAAAGAAAACCAAAGCAAAATTAAAGTTATTAAAGAACAGTCAACTGGCTATTTTACGTTCGTCTTAAAAATGCTTGTTTTATGTTCCTATAAGAACGTAGATAAGTCAAGGCTAGTTTTATAGTATGGTTACCTAAAAGTCCTTAAAAAGTTATGATATTTCTCTCTCTATCTTGAAATAAAAGAACACCCAATCTTATTTTGATATAGTGACGCCAATATTTGGTCGGTGTTGTCCAGCTCGGCGGTTACAAATGAAAAGCAATTCTGGTAAGAAAAGATATAGAATATAGAGTTTGGAATGAATATGTagtttaatttcttcaagcaattgatattttaaagaaCTGGAATTTGTCTGAATAATTCGTTTTGGTAAGgcaattcttctttgtatGAAGCAAGGCTCTTATTTTTACGAAAACTTTATTGctgaaatttcttctcaaATATCTCCAAAATGACTAACTAAGAAAAACAAAGCACTTTGAAAACGATTTGGTGTGTTTCTAACGTTTTTCACATCATTTTGGGTTGACAAtagttttatttatttggtgattttcaatttaatctttctataaatttatttggCTGATAAGGAcattaatttcatatatttaaataaacaaactTTTTTAGTCATAAAATCCCGAATAACTTCACCAGAACCACTCCCAAGTGTTTTTAACCAATATTGACCCattgtttatttacaaaagtTTCTAATTAACCTATTGTTATGTGAACAAAGCCAAATCTGGTCTTGGCAGCGTTGCGGCAATACGTTATCGCCGGTGCGGGTTGTTTTATTGGGCAAAAAACtacaatttcaaatgtgtCAAAATCCAACAATCTAACAGGCTGAAAAGGTAAACTCATGAACTATCCAATACTGCTAAAGCTTTAGATGTTTTGTTAGACTAATTGTTacttttcttcttgctACAATTCatataagaaaattatattGCTATTAATCATCGATAACCAATTCTAATAGAAAGCAACAATGCCCCCTAAATCAAACGCTCACGTCCCAGAGGTTTCACGAACGTACAAGAACAACTTCAATGGGCTGGTATACAATATTCACACATGGACTTACGATTGCATAATATTCCTCttcaatattatattcACTATTTTCTTCCGTGAAATTAAAGTTCGTGGAGGTTACAACGTACCTCCCGCTGGGACCCCCACAATACTCGTCTGTGCTCCTCATGCCAATCAATTCATTGACCCTACATTGGTAATGGTGACAACCAGAAAACTAGGTATGTATGGTGCCACCTCTGTCTCTCGTTCAAGACAGGCATGTTTCGTTACAGCTGCTTCAAGTTTGAATATGAAACTTGTTGGATtttttggaagaagaatggGTGGGATTCCTGTTGCTAGAGCACAAGATTACTTAAAACCAGTAGATGACAACTTGGAAATCTACGCTCCCgacttggaaaataatccaaaattaataaaaggTCGTTGTAAGGATTCTAAATCACCTGAATTCACAAAGAGATTCACTGCAAAATCCCTTTTGGGGTTGCCTAATTATTTAAGTAATGCCCAAATTGCTCAGAttcaagatgatgaaactaTCATATTAAGCTCTCCCTTTAAGATTTCTGATCCAAGAGTGAGGAAACTATTAAATAACGGTACAACTTTCAAATATGCTAACAAGGTGGATAATAGTAAAGTATTCCAGAGTGTTTTTGATCATCTGCATACAAAAGGTTGTGTCGGGATTTTCCCAGAAGGTGGATCTCACGATAGACCTTCTTTATTACCTATTAAAGCAGGTGTTGCCATTATGGCCTTAGGTGCTGCAGCAGCTGATGCAAATATAAAAGTACATGTTGTGCCCGTTGGGTTGCATTACTTCCACAGAGACAAATTTAGATCAAGAGCTGTTCTCGAGTACGGTGAACCCATAGTCGTGGATGGAACCATGGGAAAAGAATATGCACAGGCTCCACGTGAAACAGTTTCTAAATTGTTGTCAAGAATTACAGATGCACTATTCTCTGTTACAGAAAATGCCCCTGATTATGATACTTTGATGACTATCCAGGCAGCTAGAAGATTGTACCAACCTTCTGAGAAAAGATTATCTTTGCCCGTTGTCGttgaaattaatagaaGATTACTCGTGggatattcaaaatttaaaagtgATGAAAGGGtcattcatttgaagaaaatggttCAAGAatacaatgaaaaattatacTCTATGGGGTTAAAAGATCATCAAGTTAGAGAATTAGAATCTCATACTGTGCAAAATACAATTAGAACTTTGGTTACCTTAGTGACAAGAGTTTCTAGATTATTACTATTCTTCATGTTGGCTCTTCCCGGGTCCATTCTTTTCACTCCTATCTTCATCGGTTCTAGCATctattcaaagaagaaggcaAGAGAAGGgttgaaaaaatcattaGTGAAAATTAAGGGAACTGATTTATTAGCCACTTGGAAACTTATCTTAGCACTTGTGATGGCTCCAATTTCATATGTTACTTATTCCCTCATTTTAATTTCCCTGCATTCTCGTAAAAATGGATGGGTTCAATGGATTTGGGTACCTAGTGAAAATgttttcatccaattccCTTATTTTTACATGCAGTTGGTACTTACCACATATGGTTCTTTGAAGACTGGTGAAATTGGAATGGATCTTTTTAAATCTTTACGTCCCCTTGTAGTCACCTTGATGTATCCAGGTAAGAAAATCAGAGAAATTCAATCAATCCGTGAACAATTGAGTGAAGAGATCACTTCAGTTTGTAACGAGTTAGGTCCTTCCGTTTTCAAAGACTTTGATCAATTTGCAATTAATAACGAGATCGAGAGTGAAAGAGGCAGAGGTCGCTatgagaaagaaaagactcctgattatttgaagattcaaCGTGATCCTAGTCGTAGCCGTAGTCGTGGTGCTAGAAGTCGTTCATCATCGATTAGTTCATTTACTTCACGTATCTCTAATGCTATTTCTAGAGTGAACTCCAGAGGTTCCCTCTCTgatattccaattttatCAGAAGCAAGATATAGTTCCAATAATGTCATCAATGATAGTGATTCATCCTGTTCCTCTTCTGATGAAGAGAATATAAAAGCAGGTTCTACTTctaaaatttcatctttaatgaGAGCTAGATGGGAAAAATCGCATGATAAGGAGGAATAGAAGAACTTTTTATGTTTTTactttttttgttttattctGTTTTTACTAATACCTCCCCCCCTTTACTAATCTTAATTGCTAGTTTAGATTATGCACCTACATATCCagtatatttattaattagTCATCCCCAATAGGAATCTCATCCTTTAATATCTTATTTAACTTAATCTTCAATTCAGTTTGTGGATCTCCCTTTAATATATCCGCAACAAACCAAACATCACAATCCAATTGAACCATCTCTAAAGCACCCTTGAGTACCCCACAGAGAACGTTAGAATAccatatttgtttctttgcATTCATGGGTagttcaacaaattcaCTCAAAGGATTGTCTTCTATAATCAGCGAAAACGAATCCTTATTATTGGACCAATTAGTCACATGAGGAGTAATATTTAAGAAGATCTTAAAAGCACATTTACTTATCACTTCACTAGTTCTTACCATATCTTCACATCTTGGCAACGCCGTCCTTGCCaagaaatcttcaattaGTCTCACCCCAATATTGTACCCCATAGAGAACAAACGCTCATTAATAAGCGAATAGTCATTATCGTAGTCTTCAAATAACTGTGCCACTAGGGCTCCATATGTCAAAGCGAATAGTTCTGTATTTATCTTCTCTGTTTTgttcttccaaatttcttcaccTGTGACTTTCAAAGAACGAGATTGCGTAGTGGTCGACGAACGTGATCTAGACATGTTGATTATCCTTATATATGAGTGATTCCGCACCTATGTTAAGGGTGTTTAGCACTTCTGCAATGTGAGAAACTGctatttcaaatttagaGGTTTTACCAGATTGATAGAAATACTCGTTACCCGGctttgttgaaaaatttcaaaaatttcatgCTTACGTACTCAAAAGCCACAGTTTAAAGCATCGATTTTTGCGCCAATAAAGATCAAAAAACTGTGTTagagtgaaaaattccatgTAATCACCATTGAGTAGTAATGGAATTTAGAGATGACTAACTGCAAATCGTCTACTTTTCCGGCCATATATAAGTTGCAACCATCAACAACATACCCAATTGGCTGCAAAAAGCATCGAACCCATAATTTACTTTGGCTTTGCTAAGAATTCCCAAGATACATTGCTTAATCATCGCCTAACCAATCGACGTATATAACCAATGGTCGTCTTTGAACCGTTACCATTAATAACAGCATCTGTTTCCATCGATGAACATCATCTTATCATAGGAACACATTCCTGCCCGCaatcaataaagaaaatcaagACCACCATTGCTGCTGGGGCAACTCCGATCCTGATCAACCCATCGCATGAATCACacatcaaagaaatatcttCTATATTTCTTAACGAGTCCGGGTTCCAATTGGCCACAAGAGGGTTCCAATTATCTGATCTAACGACACTGGGCAGAACCCAAGTACAGAGAGTCGTGGATAGAGTATTCATCAATTTATCACCGGAGGAAACTCCATTGACGAGAAAGATATATGAGCAATGTGTCAAATTGAGAATCCCCGTCAATGCCTTCCAAAGACCCGAGTATTCCACTTTCCATATGATTCCTACATTTACAGATCCAAAGGGGAGTGGATTGCAAATCGCTGTGACCACTAATGGAAGAGGTTATATTTTAGCAAATAGAATCAAGAGAGAAATTGTAAATAAGTTGCCTAGTAACATCTCTCAGGTGGTAACAAATATGGGTGCAATTAGAGATCAAATCATTCATGAAGACCATGAAATACTGTTAAgagagaaatatttgaagacTGAACTTTCTAGAGATAAGTTGGGTTATGGACTGGATGATGACACATGGGAGAGTCATAAGTTTAATAGATTGATCAAAGAGTTTGAGATGACAAATGCTGAACAGAAATTAAAAAGGACTAGATGGTTATCTCAAATTATGGAATATTATCCATTAAATCAATTGGCAAACGTTACCTTGGATCAACTGGATGAGAACTCCCACACACCAATCAATTTACCCTCTCCAAATAATCCTGACAATCACGAGAATTCTCAATCCATCAACCCAGAAACTCCAGCCAATACTGAAAATAACAGCGAAGTTCAACTAGGTGTCCATCTAAGATCGAAGTCTCCGAACTCTATTGGCAAGGGTCGTATTTCTTTAGTCGGCAGTGGCCCTGGTTCCGTATCCATGCTAACCTTAGGTGCTCTTCATGAAATCAAGACAGCAGATATAATATTGGCAGACAAATTAGTCCCACAGGCGGTTTTAGATTTGATTCCACAAGGAACTGAAACTTTCATTGCACGTAAATTCCCAGGTAACGCTGAACATGCTCAAGAAGAACTATTACAATTAGGATTAGACTCATTAAAGCAAGGCAAAAAAGTAGTGAGATTAAAGCAGGGGGATCCATATATCTTTGGACGTGGTGGTGAAGAATATCTCTTCTTTACGCAAAATGGGTTTGAGCCTTTAGTACTCCCCGGATTAAGTTCATCACTTGCATCAACTGTGGTATCCAAGATACCTGCCACTCAAAGAGCCATTGCAGACCAAGTCTTAGTTTGTACTGGAACTGGAAGGAAGGGTGCACTTCCTGTGGCACCAGAATTTGTGCCGACGAGAACTACAGTCTTCCTTATGGCATTGCATAGATCAGATGTATTAATCAAGACATTAATAGATGCTGGATGGGACAAAAATGTACCTGCCGCCATCGTTGAAAGAGCGTCATGTCCAGACCAAAGAGTCACCAGGACCTTATTAAGATATGTCCCAGCTACCATTGAAGAGATAGGATCAAGACCTCCTGGGCTATTGGTTGTTGGACATGCAGTCAATGCTTTAATAAATGACTCCAACTTACAATTCACTGAAGCGTCTAAATATTACATCGAGGAAGGGTATCACGAATTTGAAATGAATTTTGACAACTTGTTacattaaaattaaattgaGGGGGGTCCTTATTTAACAGCATAAactatttattattaataatatattatggACAGATCTACACGATGTGCTTCATATAatacattattttttatacTTCTTCATATATCAATTTCACTGATATTATAATCACTAATGGCAACACGCAAACATAATAATTCTCCTAAATGGAATAGATAATATGTGTCTATAACTCTCTACGTAACTCATCTTTTTAATGTGCAAATTTCTGTCACTTGGCGTAAACACCGAACTCTCTAAGCGGAAACGGTCTCGAGAGTCGCCGATGCGATTCGAGATCCATTGATCCAAAAATCATTGAATCAgcataatttttcaaaagtcATTCTCAAGACCAAAGGAGCCAAAGACCAATTGCTATCCAGTTCTTTCGAAGATACTACTAGTAGatgattttcaaaagatttcttcaatcaTCCTCGAAGCAAATTGGGTTCGCCTTTGATATTGACGGTGTCTTACTTAGAGGCAAGAACCCTATACCAGGAGCAAGTGAAGCATTAAGGTTGTtaaacaattcaaaaattccATACATTCTATTGACTAATGGTGGTGGCAATCTAGAGAGTGAACGTGTAAATTTTATctctgaaaaattgaaagttgCCATCTCTCCATTACAGATTGTTCAAAGTCATACACCTTTTAAAGCTTTGGTTCCCAAATATGATCGAATCTTAGCTGTTGGTACACCTTCAGTAAGACATGTTGCTGAAAGTTATGGTTTTAATGATGTGGTACATCAAACTGATATTGTTAGGTACAACAGAGACATTACGCCGTTTACTGgtttaaatgatgaacaattgaaggaatATTCCAAGGAGATTCCCCATTTGGATTCCAAAAAATTTGATGCTGTGTTAGTGTTTAATGACCCTCATGATTGGGCAGCTGATCTGCAAATCATTTCTGATATTATAAATAGTGAAAATGGTCTTTTAAATACGTTAAGAGCCGGCTCTTCTAAATCCAGTGAACCAGCTGTTCCCATATATTTCTCAAATCAAGATTTATTGTGGGCAAATCCATACAGATTAAATAGATTTGGTCAAGGTGCATTCCGTTTATtggtaagaaatttatatgctcaaatgaataataGCCTCGCATTGAATGATCTCACTTTGGGGAAGCCAACCAAATTGACGTACGATTTTGCTCATCATGTTTTAATCGATTGGAGAAATAAATTACTTTCTGGTAACAGAACATCTACTACTCAAACCCTTCCTGTTTTGGGAACATCTCCTACCAATTCAccttttgaagaaatatttatgGTTGGAGATAATCCGGCAAGTGATATAATAGGGGCCCAAAATTATGGATGGTCAAGCTGCCTAGTGAAAACAGGGGTTTATCGAGATACAGATAAACTTAACCATGTCAAGCCTACAATGATTGTTGACGATGTCTTAAATGCCGTTACCAATGTTTTGGAACGAATCTAAGTAGAGGAGACATACATATGATTTATAGAGAAAAACATTGAAcattaataatagaaagatcttctttattttgccaataaataatacatattcttcttaatTTAAATCGATAGGCAgttaaataattttagtTATAGATagataatttcaaattccaatttcCGACGTGGTTTAATTAATCAAGTGTCttagttttattttaatcGTATTATCCAACCACTGGAACATTTCGCAACAAAAATATAGAATTAAgttcaattcaaaatatgatGATGCCTGAAATCTGGTAGGTGGTCCATCCATTTCTGAAAAACCTGCAAGTAGGGTTGCCTTACAAGTCATCAGAGATACTATTCAAATTAATAGCCTCACCAGGTTTGAAAGCTGGCAAACCCAAGTATGGGCAACCAGTACATCTGAAGGCATCACCAAGAGAACATGAACCACAACCACCAATTTTCTTACCATCAATGGTgaaatcaatttcagttaattcatcttcagtGAATTTGACAACGTTATCCTGTTGACTTCTAATGTTATCAATCTCTTgctcttcctcttctttgATACCACAAGAACAATCCTTACAagccttcttcttcttagtGTTAGACTTACCACAAACAATCATGGTAATATTACCGTTATCATCTCTACCTTCAATTAggtcatcttcttcaatagaATCTTCGTCGTCTAAGTCATCAAGGAATCTGGCCTTGGAGCTATCACTGAACACagaatcttcttcctcttcatcatctagATCATCTAAGTCATCCTCAGCGACATGAACTTTAGTTTCGGCgactttcttcttattgAAAGTAGGTAAGGCTTTCTTGAAAGTTGGTAACGCCTTCGAATCACTTGCTTTCTTGAAGCTTGGTAATTTAGCAGTAGTAGTCTTCTTTTCTGCATCACCTGAGCTTTTTAATGGGACTGCAACAGTTTTCTTGGCGTCAGTATCCGGTTTCTTTACCCAGTGATAAAAGTCATCACCTTCAGTAGTTTTAATTTCGAACCCATTAACTAATGCATCAATCTTATATTTATCACTCAACCCGTACAACAACCCATTATCCTTCAAGGCATTTTTCAATACGGGGATCAATTTCTTAGGAAACAAGATCTTTTCAGGTTCTTCAGGTGTCAAATAGTGGATAACATTATACTCATTTACCTTCAATTTAATGGACCCGTCGTTAACTTTGttaattaaaaattggTTCACTATCTTGATATTTCTCTTTGGAGCATTATTCTTAACATCCTCCACTAGTTCTGGAGTGGTAGTGACAGCTGGGTGTATTAATAATAGACCGATCTTTGGAGTAGACATCTTGTGTTATTCTTAGTTTAAGTAcctttctcttctttgtcTGAGGCAATAACCGtttaagaagaaacaatacTGATTAGAATGAGTATCCCAGTTTTCTTATATGGATTATCTTGgtattaatgaaaaattctatCTTAATTAGTAATCCTCATctcattcattattaaacgTGAAAAAAAAACGGGCCGGTCCGCAAAGATgagaatattatttcttgtGCGAAACAAATGGGAAATGCTTAGGAAATGGCAATTGCACGTGATTTTAAACTATATGTTTTGTACTGATCGAATATTACGACGATGTCTTGACTTAATCTACATTGCCGTAGTTCTTGAGTTTAAGCGAGCAATTAAGATTGATTTGGACGCTTGTTAAGGTTCAACAATCCTGATTCTTCATTGCACTGTCTTAAAACACTGTGCCTGGTACTAGAAGTGCACGGAATatatgattttgaatattcttaGGAAATCTTATAAACTAACCATTTTATTTACAACTACATAGGTGTCTACCTCATATGTAATATATTGTTACATGGAagttttctttcaatactTGCGAATAATAGCAAAAGGGTGTGAAAATAAGTAGACTTGATGCTTGATGATTATTGTCCATAGTAAAATAGCAAAATAGAGTAAAAAAAGGAACAAGGCCTTCAAAGTTTTTTCTGTTTAGCTTCTTTACTTTC belongs to Naumovozyma castellii chromosome 3, complete genome and includes:
- the MET1 gene encoding uroporphyrinogen-III C-methyltransferase (ancestral locus Anc_5.651), with translation MVVFEPLPLITASVSIDEHHLIIGTHSCPQSIKKIKTTIAAGATPILINPSHESHIKEISSIFLNESGFQLATRGFQLSDLTTLGRTQVQRVVDRVFINLSPEETPLTRKIYEQCVKLRIPVNAFQRPEYSTFHMIPTFTDPKGSGLQIAVTTNGRGYILANRIKREIVNKLPSNISQVVTNMGAIRDQIIHEDHEILLREKYLKTELSRDKLGYGLDDDTWESHKFNRLIKEFEMTNAEQKLKRTRWLSQIMEYYPLNQLANVTLDQLDENSHTPINLPSPNNPDNHENSQSINPETPANTENNSEVQLGVHLRSKSPNSIGKGRISLVGSGPGSVSMLTLGALHEIKTADIILADKLVPQAVLDLIPQGTETFIARKFPGNAEHAQEELLQLGLDSLKQGKKVVRLKQGDPYIFGRGGEEYLFFTQNGFEPLVLPGLSSSLASTVVSKIPATQRAIADQVLVCTGTGRKGALPVAPEFVPTRTTVFLMALHRSDVLIKTLIDAGWDKNVPAAIVERASCPDQRVTRTLLRYVPATIEEIGSRPPGLLVVGHAVNALINDSNLQFTEASKYYIEEGYHEFEMNFDNLLH
- the NCAS0C05420 gene encoding uncharacterized protein (ancestral locus Anc_5.652), with amino-acid sequence MIFKRFLQSSSKQIGFAFDIDGVLLRGKNPIPGASEALRLLNNSKIPYILLTNGGGNLESERVNFISEKLKVAISPLQIVQSHTPFKALVPKYDRILAVGTPSVRHVAESYGFNDVVHQTDIVRYNRDITPFTGLNDEQLKEYSKEIPHLDSKKFDAVLVFNDPHDWAADLQIISDIINSENGLLNTLRAGSSKSSEPAVPIYFSNQDLLWANPYRLNRFGQGAFRLLVRNLYAQMNNSLALNDLTLGKPTKLTYDFAHHVLIDWRNKLLSGNRTSTTQTLPVLGTSPTNSPFEEIFMVGDNPASDIIGAQNYGWSSCLVKTGVYRDTDKLNHVKPTMIVDDVLNAVTNVLERI
- the DRE2 gene encoding electron carrier DRE2 (ancestral locus Anc_5.654) codes for the protein MSTPKIGLLLIHPAVTTTPELVEDVKNNAPKRNIKIVNQFLINKVNDGSIKLKVNEYNVIHYLTPEEPEKILFPKKLIPVLKNALKDNGLLYGLSDKYKIDALVNGFEIKTTEGDDFYHWVKKPDTDAKKTVAVPLKSSGDAEKKTTTAKLPSFKKASDSKALPTFKKALPTFNKKKVAETKVHVAEDDLDDLDDEEEEDSVFSDSSKARFLDDLDDEDSIEEDDLIEGRDDNGNITMIVCGKSNTKKKKACKDCSCGIKEEEEQEIDNIRSQQDNVVKFTEDELTEIDFTIDGKKIGGCGSCSLGDAFRCTGCPYLGLPAFKPGEAINLNSISDDL